Proteins co-encoded in one Bremerella sp. TYQ1 genomic window:
- a CDS encoding metallophosphoesterase, whose translation MSSSASDPSSGLGRRVFMQGGALFMAGLTAGAVTAEEKPSVLRIGLMTDMHYADKLPVGSRYYQETLTKLADAAHTLADKKLDFLVELGDFIDAADSVETEKRYLKTIAKPFAEICSERHYVLGNHCVDTLTKEEFLGGVEQEKSYYSFDRGPCHFVVLDACFRSDGKAYGRKNSVWTDANVPQAELDWLADDLQKNNRKTIVFAHQRLDTEGNHAVNNSAEVRQILEQAGNVAVVFQGHSHANDYRSVNDIHYCTLRAMIERSGVENNGFSILDVAADGTCRLSGFRQQESYQWT comes from the coding sequence ATGTCGTCGTCAGCAAGTGATCCGAGTAGTGGCCTCGGTCGTCGTGTCTTTATGCAGGGAGGGGCTCTTTTCATGGCAGGACTCACCGCCGGAGCGGTAACGGCCGAGGAAAAGCCTTCCGTGCTGCGTATTGGTTTGATGACTGATATGCACTATGCCGACAAGCTGCCGGTTGGATCTCGCTATTATCAAGAAACACTCACAAAGCTTGCCGACGCGGCCCATACGCTTGCTGATAAAAAGCTTGATTTCCTTGTGGAGTTAGGCGACTTTATCGACGCCGCAGATTCTGTTGAGACCGAAAAACGATACCTCAAAACCATCGCCAAACCGTTTGCCGAGATTTGCTCGGAACGGCATTATGTTCTGGGAAACCATTGCGTCGATACTTTGACAAAAGAGGAGTTCCTAGGCGGGGTAGAGCAAGAGAAGTCTTACTACTCGTTTGATCGGGGACCGTGTCATTTTGTGGTGCTCGACGCTTGTTTCCGTTCCGATGGTAAAGCGTATGGTCGGAAGAATTCGGTGTGGACCGACGCCAACGTTCCTCAAGCCGAGCTCGATTGGCTAGCGGACGACCTGCAAAAAAACAATCGGAAGACGATTGTGTTCGCCCACCAAAGGCTCGATACAGAAGGAAACCATGCGGTCAATAATTCAGCGGAGGTTCGCCAGATTCTCGAGCAGGCTGGCAATGTTGCCGTGGTGTTCCAGGGGCACAGTCACGCTAACGATTATCGATCCGTAAACGATATCCACTACTGCACATTGCGGGCGATGATCGAGCGGTCAGGAGTTGAAAACAATGGCTTTTCGATTCTCGACGTAGCTGCCGATGGAACGTGTCGACTAAGTGGGTTCCGGCAACAAGAGAGCTATCAGTGGACCTAG
- a CDS encoding chemotaxis response regulator protein-glutamate methylesterase, protein MRVIIVDDSTLFRKVVRDTLAQCPGVEVVAVASDGKSALDKINHFRPDLVTLDVEMPVMNGIEVLRELHKQTWKPEVIMLSAMTDHGALATTQALRLGAFDFVLKPNQSRLEDSCAQLQNDLLPKVKVLQERLGKIPSIENEEAVTTANSSLVNRPFDPTSAKVIGIGVSTGGPAALSKVLPKLPATLRVPLLIVQHMPAVFTRSLAADLDRSSKIAVHEAEDGQPVLPGHAYLAPGGKQMKVVTQDRRKLIQITDDPAERSCKPSVDYLFRSMAHEYGRDAMAMVMTGMGDDGTMGCRLLKRHGCMVVAQEEASCVVFGMPRQVIAAGLADRVVPLDRLHEVIESAGIQGVRLCR, encoded by the coding sequence ATGCGTGTGATAATTGTCGATGACTCGACGTTGTTTCGGAAGGTTGTTCGAGACACGCTTGCTCAATGCCCAGGCGTTGAAGTTGTGGCCGTCGCTTCGGATGGAAAAAGTGCCCTCGATAAGATCAATCATTTTCGCCCAGACCTCGTAACGCTTGACGTTGAAATGCCGGTCATGAACGGAATCGAGGTCTTACGCGAACTGCATAAACAGACTTGGAAGCCGGAAGTCATCATGCTTAGCGCGATGACGGATCATGGCGCACTCGCAACGACTCAGGCACTTCGACTTGGTGCGTTCGACTTTGTCTTAAAGCCAAACCAGTCACGTCTAGAAGATAGCTGTGCTCAACTTCAAAATGATCTGTTGCCCAAGGTCAAAGTCCTTCAAGAGCGACTCGGAAAGATACCATCGATCGAAAATGAAGAAGCGGTGACGACAGCGAATTCATCGCTGGTTAACCGGCCATTCGATCCCACCTCGGCGAAAGTCATTGGCATTGGTGTTTCTACCGGAGGCCCCGCGGCACTTTCCAAAGTGCTTCCCAAGCTTCCGGCAACGCTCCGTGTTCCTCTTTTAATTGTCCAGCATATGCCAGCCGTGTTTACACGTTCGCTGGCGGCCGACTTAGATAGATCGTCTAAAATCGCTGTGCATGAAGCGGAAGATGGTCAACCAGTCTTGCCGGGCCATGCTTATCTCGCCCCAGGCGGAAAGCAAATGAAAGTGGTTACGCAGGATCGACGCAAACTCATTCAGATTACAGACGATCCCGCGGAAAGAAGCTGCAAGCCTTCGGTAGATTACCTGTTTCGATCGATGGCTCATGAGTATGGCCGCGATGCGATGGCCATGGTAATGACTGGAATGGGAGATGACGGCACGATGGGATGTCGTCTTCTCAAACGCCATGGATGCATGGTGGTTGCCCAAGAGGAGGCAAGCTGCGTCGTGTTTGGAATGCCGCGACAAGTGATCGCAGCTGGTTTGGCAGATCGAGTTGTGCCTCTCGATCGTTTGCATGAAGTCATCGAAAGTGCCGGGATTCAAGGAGTTCGTTTATGCCGTTAA
- a CDS encoding protein-glutamate O-methyltransferase CheR, with protein sequence MPLSSGDIDAVCSLVNDLCGICLDETKAYLIESRLGQIVEKHGCASYSELVRKVRLGVDIRLRHQVVDAITTNETLFFRDNYMFEALRNKAIPELIDSKEKTAFPTRLRLWSAACSTGQEPYSLAMTLAELIPDIHRWDVQIVGSDISDAVIAKSSRGWYATHEVERGVSPERLRRFFIPEENGYRIRDEIRSLVTFQRQNLLEPLGMNGRFDMVFCRNVAIYFTREVRQDLFRRLAATMSPNGYLFVGAQEFLADIGPNFAPQNHCRGTFYRPNLKNIPVYV encoded by the coding sequence ATGCCGTTAAGTTCCGGAGATATCGATGCCGTTTGCAGCCTGGTGAACGACTTGTGTGGCATTTGTCTCGATGAAACGAAAGCTTATTTGATCGAGAGCCGCCTCGGGCAGATCGTGGAAAAGCATGGCTGCGCGAGTTACTCCGAACTGGTTCGCAAGGTTCGGCTCGGAGTTGATATTCGTTTGCGGCATCAAGTGGTGGATGCCATCACGACGAATGAAACGCTTTTCTTTCGCGATAACTATATGTTCGAGGCACTTCGGAATAAGGCAATTCCGGAACTAATCGACAGCAAAGAGAAGACGGCGTTTCCAACTCGCCTCCGATTGTGGTCCGCCGCTTGTAGTACTGGGCAAGAACCATACAGCCTTGCAATGACGCTGGCCGAATTGATCCCGGATATTCATCGCTGGGATGTGCAAATTGTCGGTTCCGACATCTCGGATGCGGTCATTGCGAAGTCGAGCCGAGGTTGGTACGCCACCCACGAAGTCGAACGAGGTGTTTCGCCGGAGCGGCTACGTCGCTTCTTCATCCCTGAAGAAAACGGCTATCGCATCCGAGATGAAATTCGTTCGTTGGTTACCTTTCAGAGGCAAAATCTGTTGGAGCCTCTGGGGATGAACGGGCGATTCGATATGGTTTTCTGTCGAAACGTGGCGATCTACTTTACGAGAGAAGTTCGCCAAGATCTGTTTCGACGACTCGCTGCGACGATGAGCCCCAATGGATACCTTTTCGTCGGTGCGCAGGAATTTCTGGCAGACATCGGCCCAAATTTCGCACCACAGAATCACTGCCGTGGAACGTTCTATCGTCCTAATTTGAAGAACATACCTGTTTACGTTTAG